Proteins found in one Takifugu rubripes chromosome 15, fTakRub1.2, whole genome shotgun sequence genomic segment:
- the LOC101079610 gene encoding protocadherin-10-like — protein sequence MDTLGLKTGLCGKWQILCCSVLCACFLDAVWGQIRYSIPEELEHGAFVGNIAEDLGLDADSLSARRFRIVSGGKRQYVEVNLENGVLFVNERIDREELCEQSSSCSFHLQVVIENPLELYRVEMEILDVNDNSPSFPWTQFNLDISESAAPGSRFPLESAQDLDVGSNSLRTYLLSVNEHFLLDIQTRSDGSKFAELVLQTPLDREQQSAHQMVLTAVDGGAPERSGTAQIDITVLDANDNAPVFDQSFYRVRLAENAPKGAVVIKLNASDLDEGPNADITYSFSGHAPLRVRQLFSVDPRTGEIKVKGVIDYEKARMHEIYVQAKDKGPSAVAVHCKVMVNVLDKNDNIPEVILTSVSTPVQEDAPPGTVIAVISVTDKDSGENGNVDCEISHHVPFQLHSSFKNYYTLVTSDFLDRESVGEYNITLTARDMGSPPLFTRKTILVQVADVNDNAPRFKQPSYTVYLTENNAPGASICAVTALDPDSGQNAYISYSIHEGNIQGMPVSTYVSINSDNGNIYALRSFDHEQLKNFQITVQAQDAGFPPLSNNVSVIVFVLDQNDNPPVIVSPVSHMGTSPNQVVPRSADAGHLVTKVRAVDADAGQNSRLLYQMIHATDPTLFSVALYTGEVRTIRQLVEKDPTRHRLVILVKDNGQPALSATVSIILSVVDSLPDSKPDPGDLSQSPRHSSNLTLYLIVSLGAISFTFLVAIIVLVAVQRLKGRPSNKSILPFIPACCGCCPRPETRATTEVFRKSNLNVRMSSGAEASGTGPIPQVYCYKMCLTPESKKHDFMFLKPCSPVLSAQQNNAKSTDYLTSGWSTLDRSEIVKNRALTPNELNYSNKDWTWTKNQCNSAYKRYSSGNMDADGLTCSVAPQYWTWGNRMREHKAALQEGAGSDSSWAPKYSQPQCERPDYQHNVYIPGTTSDYSTLKLAPRGELDVYNTFSTFGKKKKFISHYEQSFERQDDLIRDAIFK from the exons ATGGACACGCTGGGGTTGAAGACTGGACTCTGTGGGAAATGGCAGATATTGTGCTGTTCTGTGCTGTGTGCGTGTTTTCTGGATGCAGTTTGGGGACAGATCCGCTACTCTATCCCAGAGGAACTGGAACACGGGGCTTTTGTTGGAAACATAGCGGAGGACCTGGGTTTGGATGCAGACAGCCTCTCTGCGCGCAGATTCCGGATCGTCTCCGGTGGCAAGAGGCAGTACGTGGAAGTGAATTTGGAAAACGGAGTTTTGTTCGTCAACGAGAGGATCGATCGCGAAGAGCTGTGTGAGCAGAGTTCGTCCTGTTCCTTCCACCTGCAAGTGGTGATCGAAAACCCTCTGGAGCTGTACAGGGTCGAGATGGAGATTCTGGACGTGAACGACAACTCTCCCAGTTTCCCGTGGACCCAGTTTAATCTGGACATCTCGGAGTCGGCGGCCCCGGGATCGCGTTTCCCACTCGAGAGCGCACAGGATTTGGACGTCGGGTCCAACTCTCTGCGCACCTATTTGCTGAGCGTCAACGAGCATTTCCTCCTGGACATCCAGACGCGCAGCGACGGCAGTAAATTCGCAGAGCTCGTCCTGCAAACCCCGCTGGACCGAGAGCAGCAAAGCGCGCATCAAATGGTCCTGACGGCGGTGGACGGGGGCGCGCCGGAGAGGTCTGGCACCGCGCAGATCGATATCACCGTCCTGGACGCGAACGATAACGCGCCAGTGTTTGATCAGTCGTTTTACAGAGTGAGGTTGGCCGAAAACGCACCAAAAGGCGCAGTTGTCATCAAGTTAAATGCGTCAGATTTAGACGAAGGTCCCAACGCGGACATTACTTATTCCTTCAGTGGCCACGCGCCCCTCAGAGTGCGCCAGCTTTTCAGCGTAGATCCGCGCACTGGGGAAATCAAAGTGAAAGGAGTGATCGATTATGAAAAAGCCAGGATGCATGAAATTTACGTGCAGGCTAAAGACAAAGGGCCCTCCGCCGTGGCGGTGCATTGCAAAGTGATGGTGAACGTGTTGGATAAAAATGACAACATCCCGGAGGTCATCCTCACCTCGGTGTCCACACCAGTGCAGGAGGACGCGCCCCCGGGGACGGTCATAGCCGTCATCAGTGTGACGGACAAAGACTCCGGAGAGAACGGGAACGTGGACTGCGAGATCTCGCACCACGTCCCGTTTCAGCTCCACTCGTCCTTCAAGAACTACTACACGTTGGTCACGTCGGATTTTTTGGACAGGGAGTCGGTGGGGGAGTACAATATCACCCTGACGGCCCGGGATATGGGCTCCCCACCTTTGTTTACCAGGAAGACTATCCTGGTCCAGGTGGCTGATGTCAACGATAACGCGCCCCGCTTCAAGCAGCCTTCCTACACGGTGTATTTGACCGAGAATAACGCGCCAGGCGCCTCCATTTGCGCGGTGACGGCGCTGGACCCAGACTCCGGCCAGAACGCCTACATTTCCTATTCCATACACGAAGGGAACATCCAGGGGATGCCAGTGTCCACTTATGTGTCCATCAATTCGGACAACGGCAACATTTACGCGCTGCGATCTTTCGATCACGAGCAGCTCAAAAACTTTCAGATCACGGTCCAAGCGCAAGACGCCGGCTTCCCGCCGCTCAGCAACAACGTCTCAGTCATCGTCTTCGTTTTGGACCAGAACGACAACCCCCCCGTGATCGTGTCACCGGTTTCACACATGGGAACGTCCCCCAACCAAGTCGTGCCCAGGTCGGCCGACGCGGGTCACCTTGTGACCAAAGTGCGAGCTGTGGACGCGGACGCGGGACAGAACTCGCGTCTGCTGTACCAAATGATCCACGCAACAGATCCAACCCTCTTCAGCGTCGCCCTGTACACGGGTGAAGTCAGGACCATCCGCCAGTTGGTGGAGAAGGACCCCACAAGGCACAGACTGGTCATTCTCGTGAAGGACAATGGTCAGCCGGCCCTCTCGGCCACAGTCTCCATCATCCTGTCAGTGGTTGACAGCTTGCCAGATTCGAAGCCCGATCCGGGCGACCTGTCACAGAGCCCGCGTCACAGCTCCAACCTCACGCTGTACTTAATCGTGTCTCTGGGCGCCATCTCCTTCACATTCCTGGTGGCCATCATCGTCCTGGTGGCCGTGCAGAGACTGAAGGGCAGACCGTCCAACAAGTCCATCCTCCCCTTCATCCCCGCGTGTTGCGGTTGCTGCCCGCGCCCGGAGACGCGCGCCACCACGGAGGTGTTCCGCAAGTCCAACCTGAACGTTCGGATGTCGTCGGGCGCGGAGGCGAGCGGCACCGGTCCCATTCCGCAGGTTTACTGCTACAAAATGTGCCTGACGCCCGAGTCCAAGAAACACGACTTCATGTTCTTGAAGCCGTGCAGCCCGGTGCTGTCGGCCCAGCAGAACAACGCCAAGAGCACGGATTACCTGACCTCTGGCTGGAGCACACTGGACCGCAGCGAGATAGTCAAGAACCGAGCCCTGACTCCAAATGAG CTGAACTACTCCAACAAAGACTGGACCTGGACCAAGAACCAGTGCAACTCTGCATACAAGAG GTACAGCTCAGGAAACATGGACGCTGATGGTCTGACCTGCAGCGTAGCGCCACAGTACTGGACGTGGGGGAACCGTATGAGAG AACACAAGGCAGCTCTCCAAGAGGGAGCAGGTTCCGACTCCTCTTGGGCTCCGAAGTACTCCCAGCCTCAGTGTGAGCGGCCTGACTACCAGCACAACGTCTACATCCCAGGAACCACATCCGACTACAGCACGCTGAAGCTGGCGCCCAGAGGGGAGCTGGACGTCTACAACACATTCTCTACctttggaaagaaaaagaagtttATCTCCCACTACGAGCAGTCCTTTGAAAGGCAGGACGACCTGATAAGAGACGCCATCTTCAAATGA